The genomic DNA TTATTCCCGGGAAAAAGAAACGAGACGTTTTCGAACGCTATGGACTTCCTGAAACTGTCCAGTTTTTTTGCGCCTCCCTGCTCGTGCTGCACGTCAGTAAGCGCATCAATCCTCTCGATGGACGCCCTTGATTCCTGCAAGGTGCTGTAAGCCTCTCCCAGCTTTTTAATCGGTGAAAACATCAGATAGACCGCGGCAAGGATAGACCCGAAATCGCCTGCGGTCATCACCCCGTCCCTGATCATCATTCCGCCGTATGCGAGAACCGCAGCTATTCCGGTCCCGGTTACCACATCAATGACAAGTTTGGTGAATTCCTTCAGTCTTATCACCCGCAGAAGCTCCCGGTAATATCTCTGGTTGTCAGCCCTGAATCTTTCGCTCATGGTTTGTTCCCGGTTAAAAATCTTGATGATCCTTGCACCGAAAACGCTTTCTCCTATTCTGTGAGTGAGAAATGAGAGCTTTTTCTGTGCCTCTTTTCTCTGCTTTTTTACCCCTCTACCGAACTTTCTGGTACTGTAGGCAACGAGCGGCAACAGGATGAGGCTCAGGAGCGTCAGATCCCATTTTCTGTAAAGCGCTACACTCAGGAGAAACAGGACCGTGGGGACTTCAATAAAAAATGTTTTCATGACATCAGAGATCAGCCCGTTGAGCAGCTCGACATCATACATGACTTTTGATGTGATCACTCCCGAGGATTCCCTGCTGAAATATCCTACCGGCAGGTTCAGGATATGGTTATACAGTCGCGTCCTCGTTTCCCTGACAAGTTTCATCCCCGCAGACTTCATTAGGTAGGACTGGCCGAAACTCAGGAACCCCTTTATCGTGAAAAGCAGAAAAACCCCTACCGCAAGGAGTATGAAGTACTCGTACTTTTTCCCGACTATTACTTCGTCGATTGCAGGCTTCACCAGCCACGCAATCGCACCGGTTATTCCGGATACCGTTACGCTCAGGAGAATGCCGGCAAAGATTCTCGGCCAGTAGGGTCTTGTAAGTTGAAGGATCTTCTTCAGAATCTGCATGGCTGCTACATAGTATATACAATTGCCTGATTATAGAAAAGTAACCGGGGGGACAGGAAACCTTAGTATATGCCCTGAACCAGGGTTGCGGTGATATGTCCTACCGCAACTTTTGTCTGCATCATCACGGGGATATGCTTCGCGTCATCGGTGAGCCAAATGTATATTTCGCCTTTCCTGGAGAAGATCCCTTCCGACTGCATTAAGGGCTGGACCACAACGGTGTTGAATGTCCCGACGGGCAGGCGTACTTTTTCTTTCCTCAGAACCTTTACTTCGACATTCCAGACTTTCTTGCTATCGAAAACGGTTACGTAGACAGACTCTCCCACCACAAGCCTGAGGGTTCTGAGGTAATAGAAACTCGCTATCGGATCCAGCACAGAGGCCGGCACCGTATACTCCTTTTTCTCTTTCTTGAGATAGTCAGTGTAATAGGCCCTGTTATGCTTATGGTTGAAAATTACCTCCTTGTCCCTCCTGTGTCTCCCCTCCCTGATTTTTATTCGGTAGTTTTCGGACTGTCCGAAAGACGAAACCGAGGGGTTCACGGCGAGTGTGCTCTCGATTCTGTCATCAACCGTATAAAAGACCGATACCCATTGTGCTGACCGTGCGGTGGAGATGATTTTCATCTTTTCCCCGGTATTCTTCATTTCGAGTGAGGCGGTACCCGCCTTGATACCTGTCCAGGTAAGGTCATACACAAATCGTTCAGGAATCTGAAACGGTTCGGCGGACGCGGTCACAGCAATCATTGTCATGAATAACATGCAGAATACCATCGTTCTTGAGAACATGTGCTCCTCCGGTTGTCAAAGACTGTATTTCTTTTATGTTATATTAATTGATGCGCGTTATTCCAGCGATAGATTTGAAAGACGGCAATTGCGTAAGGCTGCTCCAGGGAAAAAAGGATGCGGTCACGGTGTATTCGGATAACCCGGCAAATACCGCACAAAAGTGGGAATCCTGCGGGGCGAAGCTGCTTCATGTCGTGGATCTTGACGGCGCGTTTTCAGGCAGTCAGAAAAACCTCAGCGCGATCACGCAGATCAGGAAGTCGGTAAAGATTCCCCTGCAGGTCGGGGGCGGAATCAGGAACATGGGCAACCTCATGAACCTTTTCTCGGCAGGCATCGACCGGGCCATCATTGGAACCGCTGCAATAGAAGACCCTGAATTCCTGACGGATGCATGCACAAAATATCCCGGCAGGGTGCTGATAGGCATCGACGCAAAAGACGGCATGGTCGCAATTAAGGGATGGGAGGAAGTTACCACGCTCAAGGCAGGCGAATTGGCGAATCGTCTGGAGACCATGGGAGTGGCCGGCATTATCTATACGGACATCAGCAGGGATGGAATGCTTACCGGTCCGAATATAGAAGCTACACGGGAAATGGTCAAAAGCGTCGGAATCCCTGTCATCGCATCAGGCGGAATCTCCGGAATAGAGGATATCAGGAATTTGCTGCAGATAGAGGGACTTTGGGGCGCGATCACCGGCAAGGCAATCTATACGGGATCACTTGACCTCAGGGAAGCCATCAGTATCGCAGAGGGCGCGTGATGTTGGCCAAACGCATCATACCGTGTCTTGATGTAAAGGATGGCCGTGTGGTGAAGGGGGTCAGTTTCGTCAACCTCCGCGATGCAGGTGATCCGGTCGAGAATGCAAAATTTTATGATGATCAGGGTGCGGATGAGCTGATATTTCTCGATATTACCGCGTCGCATGAAAAAAGAGAAATCATCCTCGAAGTTGTCAGGAAAACCGCAGAGGATGTATTTATGCCACTTACCGTCGGAGGAGGCATCAAGACGCTCGATGACATCAGGGCCCTCCTGAATGCAGGATGTGACAAGGTGTCAATCAACACAACAGCGGTGAAGGACCCGCATTTTATCAGCAGGGCTGCGGAAAAGTTCGGAAGCCAGTGTATCGTTGTCGCAATTGACGCAAAAAGGGCAGGTGCTGATTTCTCTGACGCAACCGGTGAAGACTGGTTTTCCGATCCTTCCCTTCAGGAAGTCTGTCTCGGTCCGGCCGCCTCCCCCCCCGTCGTCTCTGTGCTTTCTGGAAAAGGGGAAACGAACGGATTGACATGGGCCATCTCCACGCACGGCGGAAGAATGATGAAGATGATCGACGCAGTGAAATGGGCAAAGAAAATGGAAGAACTCGGTGCCGGGGAGATCATGCTGACGAGTATGGACAAGGATGGCACAAAGGACGGATATGATATCGAACTCACCCGTGCTATTTCCGAATCAGTGTCTATCCCGGTAATCGCTTCGGGCGGGGCAGGCAATCTTGAACATCTCTACGAGGCGCTGGCCGAAGGAAAGGCAGATGCGGTACTTGCTGCATCCATTTTTCATTACAGGGAATATACGATAAGAGAAGCAAAGGAATTTCTGCGTGCAAGGCGAGTTCCTGTGAGGCTGTAACGCTCTCTTATGAGATGCGCAGTCTTTCAAGGGTCTCCCTGCCCGCCGGAGAGACTTTCATCCTGACCGTCATCCCCTCCTTCGTGATTGTCACTTCCACCTCAGGGAGATGTTTTGCATCAGAGTATCGTGCGCAAATGCCTGCCGCAGTCTTCAGGGCCTCATCGGAAAGCTTTCCGGTCACCAGAGTTGTCGGACTTCCGGCTGCCTCTACTTTCATAATACAGTCGTGATCTGACGATAAAGACTCAATGACGGAGTTTTCGGTCGCATCCCGTCCGACAATGATTTTGCATTCAGGGGAGAACCTGAAATGTCGCCCTGTCCTCAGGAGGTCAATCTCTCTCCTTGCAGGAAAAGGCGAATGCAGCAGCAAATCTCTGAGTTTTCGGGCATAGTTCTGCTCCGTGAGAAGACAGCCGCCGGCGGGTGCCGGATAATCCGTAAGGCCGAACTCCTCTGCAAGCGCCATCTGCGGCTTTCTCGACCGGCCGCTGAAACCGTAAAGCTTTTCTCTGTCAACTACCCCCCTTGCCTCCGGCAGGGTGATTTTCAGAAGATGCGCACTGAGCGGCCTCATCACAAGACCGGGAACCCCTGCCTCTTTGTCGATATGATACAGTATTTCCTTTCTCTGGCTCATCGGCCTCTGGCCGAGCACCTCGCCGGTGACGATAAAATCCGCTTCCACCTCAGCGAGGAGTTCTTTCGCCTCTCTGAGCATAAGGATCCTGCAGTCGATACACGGGTTCATGTTCTTTCCATACCCGTGCGACGGGTTCCTGACCATCTCGATAAACTGCTCACCTAAACGGCATGTCCTGACATGAAAATCATATTTCGCTGCAACTGCCGATGGGTCTCTCAGCGGCGAGGCTCCATCAGAGACCGCGCAGTCAAACGGTGTCAGAAATTTTATCGCTTCTATCCCGATCCCCTGTCTTCGCATGATCAGTATCGCAAGGGTACTGTCGAGGCCACCTGAGAGTAATGCGATTGCTTTTCCCATAATAAATTATTAATTAATGAATCGGACGAGAAAGCGTCAGGCGAAAGAAGATTCTCTGACCTGCAACCCCTGATAGGTTTTCAATGAGCTTTTCAACTGATCCGGAGTGACTACTGCTGTTCCGACTTCACCAACCACTATCCCGGCTGCATGATTTGCGATGACTGCAGATTCTTCCATGCTCGCGCCTGCTGAATACGCAAGAGTAAATGTTGCGATGACAGTATCTCCGGCACCCGTGACATCGAATACATTCTTTGCTGCGGTAGGGATATGGACTGCCCTGTCCTTCTGAAAAAGACTCATGCCATGCTCGCCCCGTGTAATCAGTACCGCGCCGCATCCGAGTTTTTTCAGGAGTGCCTTCCCTGCCTTTATCAGGGACTTTTCATCCCTGATCTCTATGCCCGAGGCACTGGACGCCTCATGCAGGTTCGGCGTGACGAGAGACACTTTCCGATAGCAGTGGAAATGGCCGATCTTCGGGTCGACCGCGACAAAGATTTTTTCCGGCTTCGCCCTTTTCAGCACTGCCTTGACAAGTTCAGCCGAAACCACCCCCTTTTTGTAGTCAGAGACAATTACTGCATCATGCAGAGGAATTTCCCTCTGCAGATATTCCATGAGATTATTGAGGAGTTTTCCCTCTACCCTGTTTTTGTCCTCCCTGTCGAACCTCACAACCTGCTGGCTGTGCGCAATGACCCGCGTTTTCATTGTCGTGGGCCGTGAGCCGTACAACACGCCCTCACTCCTCAATCCTCGTTCTGCAAGCATACCGCTGAGGATTTCACCGCCCCGGTCACGACCTGCCACACCCGCTACGGTTGCGTGGCCACCGAGTGAGGCGATATTATGCGCCACGTTTGCTGCCCCGCCAAGGAGATAATTTTCACTGGTTACCTCCACAATCGGCACCGGCGCCTCCGGGGATATCCTGCTGACCCTTCCCCAGATATACCGGTCAAGGATCAGGTCTCCGATAACCAGTATCTTCCTGTTTTGTATCCCGCTAAGGATTCTGCTGTACATACTCCCTTTCGTTACGCTCACTGCATACGAAAATCTTTCCCGGATTTGCAGTTCGGCAAATGGCGGCACTGATTGACAGCATGTCATTTCTCATATTCGTCCGGTGAGAAGTCCCGAATCCGAAAGATTCCGAACATTTCCGGGACAGCACCTTGCACATGCCCTATCCGCCATGTTTACCATACAATTTCATGAATGACACTGCGGGGTAAAAGCAAAATTCAGTTTATCAGAAAAGAATCGGAAAAGACAATAAAAAGGGCGGGTCTGCACGACCCGCCCCTGTCAAACAGCTACATGACGCAATGATTAGAAAGTAAGCGATAATCCGTGAACTGCCATTGTGGTGGTCTTTTCACTGATGTCAAATGCGTCCTGGTAAAAATCGTTCGGCTTGAATACACCGGCTTCGATGAAGTAGGTGAGGTTCTTGGCAAGCTTGTAGGATATCTTGGTGTCAATTTCCCAGCCGATATTCTTGTTTACGCTCTCGCCTGTTTCAGCTTCCCAGAGATCGGTCTTTGATGCCCTGAGGAGGTACCCGTCGAGCGAGATGCTGAGCTCTTTGAGCGGCTTAATATCAAAGCCGAGGTTGTAAAACGTGGTGTTGGCAATTCCGGTGCCAAGCTCGTTTCCGGTGAGCACCTGGTTGTGTGCTGCGGTTTTGATCAGGCGCTCATAAATAGATGTGTAATGGGCAAACCTTGCGACCGGTCCGGTCCCGTCACCAGGAGTTGTTACCACAGTCTGGAACTCTTTGATGTCGTTGTCTTCAGCATCACTGTCACCACTACCATAGGCAAAAGATGCCCTGATATTGACCGGGTCGAGCATATAGCCGAGCTTCGCGATCGCGCCCCATCCCTTGAATTTCATATCTTCTTCGGTCGTCATTTTGATCTTGCCGAACTGGAAATCAGCCTCTGCTGCATAGCTCAGACCTGCAATTTTACCATTGCCATGCACTGCAAAGTTGTAAATATTGAGTTCTTCAGGATCTTCGCCTGCGACATCGCTCTTCACCCAGGTGAAATGCATGCCAAGGGTATTGTCCTTGTCAAGCATGTAGGAACCGACAATACCGTATGCATCAAGGTCATCGGAGTGGCTGATCGTGCCGGGAGATACAGAACCTTCGTTCAGCTTCAGAGTGTGGAGTACGAGATGAAGTTCTTTCATCGGGTCTACCCACACGAGGATCCCGTCTGTACCGAACCTTGAAGTGTCGAACCAGATTTTCTCACCAAGGGTAATAAGGGTATGGCCGAGTTTTACACCGGCTGGCATGCCAAGAAGGCCTGAACCGGTATACTGCATCCATGCCTGACGGATAACGACCCTTGAATTCGGTTTTGAATCCAGGGAGCCCCAGTAATACACGCCACTGGTGTCTGAGGTATCGCCTGCCGCAGTTTCGAGTTCCACATATGCCTGAACGTTGTCGGTGATTTTTGCATCAACCATCAAGTATACGTTAGTAAAATAAATCGCCTCAGAATTTGATTCAACCGGGAGGAGATAATCGCCTGAGTCTGTCTCAACTATGCCTACATTGTGGTCGTACCATCCCCTTGAGATGATTTTACCGCCCAGGGTAATCTTAGAACCGCCCGCGGAGATTACTGTCTCCTGGGGCTGATCCGGTTCATGGATCGCATAGGCAGTAACAGACAAGCTTAAAATAAAGATTACTCCAAGTAATACTGCCAGATATTTTCTCACTTGTTAACCCTCCTTAATTTAGATTGCAGAGTTTTTAATCCTCTTCATTCTATCGCCGCCAATGACGGCCTTACTCTGTATATCTTCTCTGAAATTATGATAACTCGATTTATCACCTCCTCTTCAAATAGTTGGGGCCTTCACCGAAGGCCGTCTGCCATCTGAATGCTCTTCTATGCTTCCTAACGTCTTTTTTTTTCAAAATAAATCTGCAAAATTTATATCATTACTCGCACAAATTTGTCAAGAAATTTCTCTCACTCCCTGACAGGTTTGTCAAGCTTTTCCGGAAATAAAAGCAAGAAAGAGGCCAGATGTTTCATGCCATTCAGGGGCGCCGCAGCAACGTTACAATATATTGAAATCATTAGAAAAAAGTATTTGCTCAAGAAAATAAGCATCTGCATGTATGCATACATGCGATCAGACGGTTCTGTATCCTTTTTACCACAGGTGTGTAGATTATATGTCTCATCAAAAACCCTTGTTCTGCCAGCAGAAAAAATGGATATGCTACAATGATAAATGCAGGATTTACTAAAGATATCCCTTATCTTTGCGCTCATACTGATACTGCTGAGAAAAAAAATCCACATTGGTCTCGTTATGCTCATTGCCTCTGCCGGACTGTTTCTGTTTTACCGTATGCCATTCGCCTCGATAGGTGAAACAGTGCAGCAGGCTATCCTCAGTCCAGTTACAATCAAATTGCTCCTTGCCCTGTCGTTCATCAGGATTTTCGAGATGATCCTCAGGGAGCATGCCGTACTTGCGGATATGATGAATGCCGTGAAAGCACTATTCAGGAACAGAAAGATCGTTACCGTTTCGATGCCTCTGCTGATAGGGCTTATGCCTTCAGTAGGAGGAGC from Nitrospirota bacterium includes the following:
- a CDS encoding ABC transporter ATP-binding protein → MQILKKILQLTRPYWPRIFAGILLSVTVSGITGAIAWLVKPAIDEVIVGKKYEYFILLAVGVFLLFTIKGFLSFGQSYLMKSAGMKLVRETRTRLYNHILNLPVGYFSRESSGVITSKVMYDVELLNGLISDVMKTFFIEVPTVLFLLSVALYRKWDLTLLSLILLPLVAYSTRKFGRGVKKQRKEAQKKLSFLTHRIGESVFGARIIKIFNREQTMSERFRADNQRYYRELLRVIRLKEFTKLVIDVVTGTGIAAVLAYGGMMIRDGVMTAGDFGSILAAVYLMFSPIKKLGEAYSTLQESRASIERIDALTDVQHEQGGAKKLDSFRKSIAFENVSFLFPGNNIPVLTGVNLEIHRGEIIAIVGRSGVGKSTMVDLIPKFHSPSGGVLKIDGINIEEIELRSLREQIGIVSQDVILFNDTVKENIAFGRQGASEEEILYAAKMAYADEFIRELPEKYNTVIGDRGLKLSGGQRQRIAIARAILKNPPILILDEATSSLDSVSEALVQKALDMLMKGRTTIVIAHRLSTIRHADRILILDKGEIADIGRHEDLIEKNATYRELYNAFS
- a CDS encoding DUF3108 domain-containing protein; the encoded protein is MFSRTMVFCMLFMTMIAVTASAEPFQIPERFVYDLTWTGIKAGTASLEMKNTGEKMKIISTARSAQWVSVFYTVDDRIESTLAVNPSVSSFGQSENYRIKIREGRHRRDKEVIFNHKHNRAYYTDYLKKEKKEYTVPASVLDPIASFYYLRTLRLVVGESVYVTVFDSKKVWNVEVKVLRKEKVRLPVGTFNTVVVQPLMQSEGIFSRKGEIYIWLTDDAKHIPVMMQTKVAVGHITATLVQGIY
- the hisA gene encoding 1-(5-phosphoribosyl)-5-[(5-phosphoribosylamino)methylideneamino]imidazole-4-carboxamide isomerase, producing the protein MRVIPAIDLKDGNCVRLLQGKKDAVTVYSDNPANTAQKWESCGAKLLHVVDLDGAFSGSQKNLSAITQIRKSVKIPLQVGGGIRNMGNLMNLFSAGIDRAIIGTAAIEDPEFLTDACTKYPGRVLIGIDAKDGMVAIKGWEEVTTLKAGELANRLETMGVAGIIYTDISRDGMLTGPNIEATREMVKSVGIPVIASGGISGIEDIRNLLQIEGLWGAITGKAIYTGSLDLREAISIAEGA
- the hisF gene encoding imidazole glycerol phosphate synthase subunit HisF, whose protein sequence is MLAKRIIPCLDVKDGRVVKGVSFVNLRDAGDPVENAKFYDDQGADELIFLDITASHEKREIILEVVRKTAEDVFMPLTVGGGIKTLDDIRALLNAGCDKVSINTTAVKDPHFISRAAEKFGSQCIVVAIDAKRAGADFSDATGEDWFSDPSLQEVCLGPAASPPVVSVLSGKGETNGLTWAISTHGGRMMKMIDAVKWAKKMEELGAGEIMLTSMDKDGTKDGYDIELTRAISESVSIPVIASGGAGNLEHLYEALAEGKADAVLAASIFHYREYTIREAKEFLRARRVPVRL
- the rfaE1 gene encoding D-glycero-beta-D-manno-heptose-7-phosphate kinase: MYSRILSGIQNRKILVIGDLILDRYIWGRVSRISPEAPVPIVEVTSENYLLGGAANVAHNIASLGGHATVAGVAGRDRGGEILSGMLAERGLRSEGVLYGSRPTTMKTRVIAHSQQVVRFDREDKNRVEGKLLNNLMEYLQREIPLHDAVIVSDYKKGVVSAELVKAVLKRAKPEKIFVAVDPKIGHFHCYRKVSLVTPNLHEASSASGIEIRDEKSLIKAGKALLKKLGCGAVLITRGEHGMSLFQKDRAVHIPTAAKNVFDVTGAGDTVIATFTLAYSAGASMEESAVIANHAAGIVVGEVGTAVVTPDQLKSSLKTYQGLQVRESSFA
- a CDS encoding alginate export family protein — its product is MRKYLAVLLGVIFILSLSVTAYAIHEPDQPQETVISAGGSKITLGGKIISRGWYDHNVGIVETDSGDYLLPVESNSEAIYFTNVYLMVDAKITDNVQAYVELETAAGDTSDTSGVYYWGSLDSKPNSRVVIRQAWMQYTGSGLLGMPAGVKLGHTLITLGEKIWFDTSRFGTDGILVWVDPMKELHLVLHTLKLNEGSVSPGTISHSDDLDAYGIVGSYMLDKDNTLGMHFTWVKSDVAGEDPEELNIYNFAVHGNGKIAGLSYAAEADFQFGKIKMTTEEDMKFKGWGAIAKLGYMLDPVNIRASFAYGSGDSDAEDNDIKEFQTVVTTPGDGTGPVARFAHYTSIYERLIKTAAHNQVLTGNELGTGIANTTFYNLGFDIKPLKELSISLDGYLLRASKTDLWEAETGESVNKNIGWEIDTKISYKLAKNLTYFIEAGVFKPNDFYQDAFDISEKTTTMAVHGLSLTF